A portion of the Nitrospira sp. genome contains these proteins:
- a CDS encoding DegQ family serine endoprotease has translation MNDFQIPTEQQPQRRSWIFPALLLIAGVLIGVILTSDLGWLPTGHAVPEPAASSPATPVSTAVQPTLPGAGGQSFVDVAKVVKPAVVNIFATRNGTSEEGKGTPFDDPFFRRFFGEEWMKRFEAPKERKERGLGSGVIVDPNGLIITNNHVVNKADEIKVFLSDKREFKAKLVGTDAKTDVAVLKIEATGLPTVAWADSDKLEVGEFVLAVGNPFGLTQTVTLGIVSALGRAAGIAEYEDFIQTDAAINPGNSGGALVNVRGELVGINTAIYSQSGGNMGIGFAVPSNMAHSIMEQLVQHGKVVRGWLGVSIQELTPELSSQFGVPKDVKGVLVSDIMDDSPAKKAGFERGDVIVEYDGKPMDSPAHLRNAVAQTVVGKKVTVKLIREKKSKSIELTIAEQPKNLAQAGVEEGGESAAPAGLLSDIEVRELNTELAGRYGLKSSDRGVVVVRVKSGSPAEEAGVREGDLVLEVNRKAVGTIKAYEHVAANLPKDQAVLLLLRRQGRAIYLTLRP, from the coding sequence ATGAACGACTTTCAGATCCCAACGGAGCAGCAGCCCCAGAGGCGGTCCTGGATATTTCCCGCACTCCTCTTGATCGCGGGGGTATTGATCGGGGTCATTCTGACCTCCGATCTCGGGTGGTTGCCGACGGGACATGCGGTTCCTGAACCGGCTGCCTCTTCCCCCGCGACACCGGTCTCCACGGCGGTGCAGCCCACGCTGCCCGGCGCAGGGGGGCAGAGTTTCGTCGATGTCGCCAAGGTCGTGAAGCCGGCCGTGGTGAACATTTTTGCGACGCGGAATGGAACGAGCGAAGAGGGGAAGGGCACTCCGTTTGACGATCCGTTTTTCCGCCGGTTCTTCGGCGAAGAGTGGATGAAGCGGTTCGAGGCTCCGAAGGAACGCAAGGAACGGGGATTGGGATCCGGAGTCATCGTCGATCCGAACGGCCTGATCATCACCAACAATCATGTGGTCAACAAGGCCGATGAGATCAAGGTCTTTCTCTCCGACAAGCGCGAGTTCAAAGCGAAGCTGGTCGGCACCGATGCCAAGACCGACGTGGCGGTTCTGAAAATAGAGGCGACGGGACTGCCGACGGTAGCCTGGGCTGATTCCGACAAGCTGGAAGTCGGAGAGTTTGTCCTGGCGGTGGGAAATCCTTTCGGTCTCACTCAGACGGTGACGCTGGGCATCGTCAGCGCCCTTGGTCGCGCGGCCGGTATTGCCGAATATGAAGATTTTATTCAGACCGATGCGGCAATCAATCCGGGTAACTCCGGCGGCGCCCTGGTGAATGTGCGCGGCGAACTGGTCGGTATCAACACGGCCATCTATAGCCAGAGCGGTGGGAACATGGGGATCGGCTTTGCCGTTCCGAGCAACATGGCCCATTCCATCATGGAGCAGCTGGTCCAGCATGGCAAAGTCGTCCGCGGCTGGTTGGGCGTCTCGATTCAGGAGTTGACGCCGGAATTATCTTCGCAGTTCGGCGTGCCGAAAGACGTGAAGGGTGTCCTCGTCAGCGACATCATGGACGACAGCCCGGCGAAGAAGGCAGGTTTCGAGCGCGGCGATGTGATCGTCGAATACGACGGAAAACCCATGGATTCTCCGGCTCACTTGCGGAATGCGGTGGCTCAGACGGTGGTGGGGAAGAAGGTGACGGTTAAGCTCATCCGTGAAAAGAAGTCCAAGTCCATCGAACTCACGATTGCCGAGCAGCCGAAGAATCTGGCACAAGCCGGGGTTGAAGAGGGCGGAGAATCGGCGGCTCCCGCGGGCTTGCTTTCGGACATCGAGGTGCGGGAGTTGAACACGGAACTGGCCGGCCGGTATGGCTTGAAGTCGAGCGATCGCGGGGTGGTGGTCGTGCGGGTGAAGTCTGGGAGTCCCGCGGAAGAGGCTGGTGTGCGTGAAGGCGATCTCGTATTGGAGGTGAATCGCAAAGCCGTGGGGACGATAAAGGCGTATGAACATGTCGCCGCGAATTTGCCGAAAGACCAGGCGGTATTGCTCCTGTTGAGACGGCAGGGGCGAGCCATTTATCTGACGCTGAGGCCGTGA
- a CDS encoding TRAM domain-containing protein: MVSRAIFVLLSALAGMALFLRAQDPSREFLLAGLGMGAVAGGLILAGEYALRRLSFGIIVGGAVGLAGGLILTGLVEWVGSAVFDVETFLFHIGGLVFLLGLPYLGLAMGARFGNEQFPGLDQGPTAGGASHASLKVLDTSVIIDGRVADLCETGFLEGPFLVPHFILNELQHIADSSDSLKRARGRRGLDILNKIQKMPGIDVRIIEEDFPHVKEVDAKLVVLAKKVGGRIVTNDLNLNKVAELQGVRVLNINELCNALRPVVLPGETIRVFVLKEGKEAGQGVAYLDDGTMIVVDNARRCIGRNVDVTVTSVLQTTAGRMIFTRLKEESEREEYQVARG, encoded by the coding sequence ATGGTATCACGGGCCATATTTGTTCTTCTCAGCGCTCTTGCCGGCATGGCCCTGTTTCTTCGGGCCCAGGATCCAAGTCGCGAGTTTTTGTTGGCGGGATTGGGAATGGGGGCGGTGGCCGGCGGACTCATTCTGGCCGGCGAGTATGCGCTCCGCAGGCTTTCATTCGGCATTATTGTCGGCGGTGCCGTGGGGCTCGCCGGTGGTCTTATTCTGACGGGTTTAGTGGAGTGGGTCGGGAGTGCGGTCTTCGATGTGGAGACCTTCCTGTTTCATATCGGCGGATTGGTGTTTCTCTTAGGGCTGCCCTATCTGGGGTTGGCCATGGGTGCGCGGTTCGGCAATGAACAGTTCCCCGGTCTGGACCAGGGGCCGACGGCAGGCGGGGCATCCCATGCCAGTCTTAAAGTATTGGATACGAGCGTCATCATTGACGGCCGGGTGGCCGACCTCTGTGAGACAGGGTTTCTGGAAGGGCCGTTTCTGGTCCCCCATTTTATCTTGAACGAATTACAGCACATCGCAGACTCGTCGGATTCTTTGAAACGCGCGCGCGGGCGTCGAGGGTTGGATATTCTTAACAAGATTCAAAAAATGCCGGGCATCGATGTCCGGATCATCGAAGAAGATTTCCCCCACGTCAAGGAAGTGGATGCCAAGCTCGTGGTCCTGGCGAAGAAGGTCGGGGGACGCATCGTGACGAATGACTTGAACTTGAACAAAGTCGCCGAATTGCAGGGCGTGCGAGTGTTGAACATCAATGAGCTCTGTAATGCGCTGCGTCCGGTCGTGTTGCCCGGTGAAACCATTCGGGTCTTCGTCTTGAAGGAAGGCAAAGAGGCGGGCCAGGGCGTCGCCTACCTGGATGACGGCACGATGATTGTCGTGGACAATGCTCGACGTTGTATCGGCCGTAATGTGGATGTGACTGTGACCAGTGTGCTTCAGACGACGGCGGGGCGCATGATCTTCACCCGTTTGAAGGAAGAGTCCGAGCGCGAAGAGTATCAGGTTGCGCGTGGGTAG
- the ispD gene encoding 2-C-methyl-D-erythritol 4-phosphate cytidylyltransferase, translating into MSARNAKPSPAGPRTVALVPAAGRGLRMGGHIPKQFLALGGRPILAQSLLVLQASPLIHEIILAVPQSERQYCLDHIVATGEFSKVTKVVPGGAQRQDSVRHALAEVSQETEIVLVHDAVRPFLTEDMIRRVVAAAVEYGAAIIALPMRDTVKYVGAGGVIERTVDRRPLWLAQTPQAFRRDWLEEGHDKALLAGVQATDDAHLVELIGKPVVVVEGSGENIKVTRPEDLVIGEAILNSRTATRSGE; encoded by the coding sequence GTGTCCGCTCGTAACGCGAAGCCGTCGCCGGCAGGGCCGCGCACGGTGGCCCTGGTTCCGGCCGCCGGTCGTGGGCTTCGCATGGGCGGCCATATCCCCAAGCAGTTTCTTGCGTTGGGGGGGCGGCCGATTCTCGCGCAGTCCCTCCTTGTGCTCCAAGCTTCCCCGCTCATTCACGAGATCATTCTGGCGGTGCCCCAGTCGGAACGTCAGTATTGCCTGGATCATATCGTGGCGACAGGTGAGTTCAGCAAGGTGACCAAGGTTGTGCCGGGGGGAGCTCAGCGGCAAGATTCGGTGCGTCATGCCTTGGCCGAGGTGAGTCAGGAAACCGAGATCGTCCTGGTTCATGATGCGGTCCGGCCGTTTCTCACCGAGGACATGATCCGCAGAGTCGTGGCCGCGGCGGTAGAGTATGGGGCGGCCATCATCGCGCTGCCGATGCGCGACACGGTGAAGTATGTGGGGGCCGGCGGGGTGATCGAACGGACCGTCGATCGCCGCCCTCTCTGGTTGGCACAGACGCCGCAGGCGTTTCGTCGTGACTGGTTGGAAGAGGGGCATGACAAGGCCTTGTTGGCCGGTGTGCAGGCGACGGACGACGCGCACCTCGTGGAATTGATCGGGAAACCGGTCGTGGTGGTCGAGGGGAGCGGAGAAAATATCAAGGTGACGAGGCCGGAAGATCTCGTGATCGGAGAAGCGATTCTCAACTCACGAACGGCGACAAGGAGTGGGGAATGA
- a CDS encoding 2-C-methyl-D-erythritol 2,4-cyclodiphosphate synthase → MTAVRVGCGWDIHPMVAGRKLILGGLEIPHHKGLQGHSDSDALVHAICDALLGAMGEGDLGRHYPSSDQRFKNISSLKLLEDVVQKLRAKGYRLANVDSTIIAQAPRLSPHLAAMQKIIAGVLEVDPDLVNVKVKSGEGLDAVGREEAIAAQAVCLIERG, encoded by the coding sequence ATGACGGCTGTACGCGTGGGATGTGGATGGGATATTCATCCGATGGTGGCGGGACGAAAATTAATTCTGGGTGGACTCGAAATTCCGCACCACAAGGGGCTGCAAGGGCATTCCGATTCCGATGCGTTAGTTCATGCCATTTGCGATGCGTTGCTCGGGGCGATGGGAGAAGGCGATCTCGGGCGTCACTATCCGAGTTCGGATCAGCGGTTCAAGAATATTTCGAGTCTCAAGTTACTCGAAGACGTCGTTCAGAAGCTGCGCGCCAAGGGCTATCGTCTGGCGAATGTGGACAGCACGATCATTGCACAGGCGCCCCGGTTGAGCCCGCATCTGGCCGCCATGCAGAAGATTATTGCCGGGGTGCTTGAAGTGGATCCCGATCTGGTGAATGTAAAAGTGAAAAGCGGCGAAGGATTGGATGCGGTAGGGCGTGAAGAAGCGATTGCGGCGCAGGCGGTCTGTCTGATCGAGCGAGGCTAG
- the cysE gene encoding serine O-acetyltransferase: MFKTISQDLQAIFDRDPAATSRLEVIVTYAGFHALLAYRLAHWLKGHRVPFLPRAISQLARWLTGIEIHPSAKIGERFFIDHGMGVVIGETAEVGDNVTLFQGVTLGGTGKERGKRHPTLGSHVVVGAGAKILGGITIGDNVKIGANSVVLKSVPPNSTVIGVPARIIKSQGERLPDATMDHTNMPDPTADRFAALELELIELRKKLENRDANSPR; the protein is encoded by the coding sequence ATGTTCAAGACTATCTCTCAGGACCTTCAAGCGATTTTTGACCGGGATCCTGCCGCCACCAGCAGGCTCGAAGTCATTGTGACCTATGCGGGATTTCACGCTCTGTTGGCCTATCGGCTCGCACATTGGTTGAAGGGACATCGTGTGCCGTTCCTGCCCCGCGCGATTTCCCAATTGGCCCGCTGGTTGACGGGAATCGAGATCCATCCGTCCGCCAAGATCGGTGAGCGATTTTTTATCGATCACGGCATGGGTGTGGTGATCGGAGAAACGGCTGAGGTCGGAGACAACGTCACCCTGTTTCAGGGCGTGACGCTCGGTGGAACGGGGAAGGAGCGCGGCAAGCGCCATCCCACGCTCGGCAGCCATGTGGTCGTCGGGGCGGGGGCGAAGATCCTTGGCGGGATTACGATCGGCGACAACGTGAAAATCGGCGCGAATTCCGTCGTTTTGAAGTCGGTTCCCCCGAATTCAACGGTGATCGGGGTCCCGGCCAGGATCATCAAGTCCCAAGGGGAGCGGCTTCCCGATGCGACCATGGACCATACCAATATGCCGGATCCGACCGCCGATCGATTTGCCGCACTCGAACTGGAACTGATCGAGTTGCGAAAGAAGCTCGAGAATCGAGATGCCAACAGCCCACGGTAG
- a CDS encoding phosphate starvation-inducible protein PsiF, whose product MKQLCMTLSVLMLAAVLATPQLSYAGAQQNKMKTCNADANAKGLTGEGKGDARKAFMKECLSAKPEKAAAGASQQNKMTTCNKDAKAKKLAGDERKKFMKECLSN is encoded by the coding sequence ATGAAACAACTCTGTATGACCTTGTCCGTTCTCATGTTGGCCGCCGTGCTCGCCACGCCGCAGCTCAGCTACGCCGGCGCGCAGCAGAACAAAATGAAAACCTGCAATGCCGATGCGAATGCCAAGGGACTCACCGGGGAAGGCAAGGGTGACGCGCGAAAGGCATTCATGAAGGAATGTCTCTCTGCCAAACCGGAGAAAGCCGCTGCCGGTGCCTCACAACAGAATAAGATGACGACCTGTAATAAGGATGCCAAGGCCAAGAAACTGGCCGGCGACGAGCGCAAAAAGTTTATGAAGGAGTGCCTGTCCAACTAG
- the truA gene encoding tRNA pseudouridine(38-40) synthase TruA — translation MTTFKLVLEYDGTQYAGWQRQLNVPTIQATVEDALAAISQTRLPLIGAGRTDAGVHAFGQVASFRTDRGLSQREWLRALNAHLPADISVLSVEAVPDHFHARYSANGKLYEYHLMNRSERAPLLRERAWMLYKPLDFAAMTEAAACLTGSHDFSSFETAPTDNENPHCRLQQADLRRQGDLIIFAFYADRFLKQMVRAMVGTLVEVGQGKRTAAAMRTVLAARARAAAGRTAPAHGLYLVRVDYTDGSIPSLP, via the coding sequence ATGACCACCTTCAAACTCGTCCTTGAGTACGACGGAACCCAGTACGCCGGGTGGCAGCGCCAGCTGAACGTGCCGACCATCCAGGCGACGGTCGAAGATGCCCTCGCAGCCATCTCCCAAACCAGGCTCCCCCTCATCGGCGCAGGCCGGACCGATGCCGGGGTTCATGCCTTCGGGCAGGTCGCCAGCTTCAGGACCGATCGCGGGCTCTCACAGCGCGAGTGGCTTCGCGCGTTGAACGCTCACCTTCCCGCCGATATCAGCGTCCTTTCGGTCGAAGCCGTGCCGGATCATTTTCATGCGCGCTACTCAGCGAACGGGAAGCTCTACGAATATCATCTGATGAATCGGTCAGAGCGAGCCCCCCTGCTGCGCGAACGAGCCTGGATGCTCTATAAACCGCTCGATTTCGCCGCCATGACGGAGGCTGCCGCCTGCCTGACCGGCTCGCACGATTTCTCCTCATTCGAAACCGCGCCGACCGATAACGAGAATCCGCACTGCCGGCTGCAGCAGGCGGATCTGCGCCGCCAGGGAGATCTCATTATCTTCGCGTTCTATGCCGACCGGTTCCTTAAACAGATGGTCCGCGCCATGGTGGGGACCCTGGTGGAAGTGGGACAGGGCAAGCGTACCGCCGCCGCCATGCGCACCGTGCTTGCCGCGCGGGCGAGGGCCGCGGCCGGGAGAACCGCCCCCGCTCACGGGCTCTATCTCGTCAGAGTCGACTATACCGATGGGAGCATCCCCTCTCTCCCTTAA
- a CDS encoding N-acetylmuramoyl-L-alanine amidase, with translation MSHVVSLIRRLLTLAFACVLFGAGTSSGGEIQTEPSWPTVPQVAAEEPSPRFLLVKQERAGASRYPIIVRDLRTWSTADGTRLVLDLNHKTSFSETHLRNPDRVLIEVNNAILGKSSRQRVSGGTIPQSFQIAQSRPRVVSITLTRSQNSRYKVFSLENPDRLVIDITQRPKDQIRQIGETSTTSPQAPAVPLPTPPAIPSPTVTEPARPVAPKPASPVQTIVIDPGHGGKDPGTIGQHGTTEKEVTLKVGLLLKSLLSTLPNTRVLMTRERDALIELEDRAKFANGKDADLFISIHVNSHPHKGVRGLEIYHFGEAKDQRALEVAARENGTPLNNTGVGWEYIVADLLTSKKIEHSQELAWTAKQAMVTNLNGRYSTIDHGVKTAPFYVLRFTTMPSILAEIAFMSNPAEEEQMRSQPFLAHIAESIFEGVKTYLHTNPPR, from the coding sequence GTGTCCCATGTCGTCTCCTTGATCCGTCGCCTCTTGACGCTCGCGTTCGCCTGCGTCCTGTTCGGTGCGGGGACCTCATCGGGTGGTGAGATCCAAACCGAGCCCTCCTGGCCGACGGTTCCCCAGGTTGCCGCTGAAGAGCCCTCCCCCCGTTTCCTCCTGGTCAAGCAAGAGCGGGCCGGGGCATCACGTTATCCGATCATCGTCCGCGACTTGCGCACCTGGTCCACCGCCGATGGCACACGCCTCGTGCTCGACCTGAATCACAAGACGTCGTTCTCCGAAACGCATTTGCGCAACCCCGACCGGGTGCTCATTGAGGTAAACAACGCGATCCTTGGAAAATCCTCACGTCAACGCGTCTCGGGCGGGACGATTCCGCAATCGTTTCAAATAGCGCAAAGCCGCCCGCGCGTGGTGAGTATCACGCTGACGCGTAGCCAGAATTCCCGGTACAAGGTGTTCTCGCTCGAGAATCCGGACCGCCTCGTCATCGACATTACGCAGCGTCCCAAAGATCAGATCCGGCAGATCGGCGAGACCTCAACGACATCCCCACAGGCCCCGGCCGTCCCCTTGCCGACTCCGCCGGCGATTCCAAGCCCCACCGTCACGGAACCGGCTCGCCCGGTTGCGCCCAAGCCGGCCAGCCCGGTCCAGACGATCGTCATTGACCCCGGGCATGGAGGCAAAGACCCCGGCACAATCGGACAGCACGGGACGACGGAAAAAGAGGTGACCTTAAAGGTCGGCCTGCTGCTGAAATCCTTGCTCAGCACCCTGCCGAATACTCGTGTCCTGATGACCCGCGAACGCGACGCCTTAATCGAGCTGGAGGACCGGGCCAAATTTGCAAACGGCAAAGACGCGGATCTGTTCATCTCGATCCACGTCAATTCGCACCCGCACAAGGGCGTCCGTGGTCTGGAGATCTACCATTTCGGCGAAGCGAAGGATCAGCGCGCTCTGGAAGTGGCCGCGCGAGAAAACGGTACGCCGTTGAACAATACCGGGGTGGGCTGGGAATACATCGTCGCCGATCTCCTGACCTCCAAGAAAATCGAACACTCCCAGGAACTTGCCTGGACGGCCAAGCAGGCGATGGTCACGAATCTCAACGGTCGGTACAGCACCATCGATCACGGAGTGAAGACCGCGCCATTTTACGTGCTCCGCTTCACCACCATGCCCAGCATTCTCGCCGAAATCGCCTTCATGTCGAATCCCGCCGAAGAAGAGCAGATGCGGTCACAGCCCTTCCTGGCGCACATTGCGGAGTCGATTTTCGAAGGGGTCAAGACCTACCTCCACACCAATCCCCCCAGATGA
- a CDS encoding NYN domain-containing protein, protein MATHLLVDGYNLVGSAGMALPAGSGRLEAVRETLLKNLAGYRQRKGHAITVVFDGWQGGLGAEHREFQSGVEVVYSKRGERADQVIQRLARLYGRDCAVVSSDHEVVNSARAAGAFVIGAAEFRAKLQERTSPGPRLAFKELDHGEAGVVKRSKDKGGNPRKLSKSQRKRNHQLREF, encoded by the coding sequence ATGGCAACACATCTTCTTGTCGATGGGTATAACCTTGTGGGCAGCGCCGGAATGGCCCTCCCGGCCGGTTCCGGACGCCTTGAGGCGGTGCGCGAGACGCTCCTGAAGAACCTGGCCGGGTACCGCCAGAGAAAAGGCCATGCGATTACCGTGGTCTTCGACGGCTGGCAGGGCGGGCTGGGTGCGGAACATCGTGAATTTCAATCCGGCGTCGAAGTCGTCTATTCAAAACGAGGCGAACGCGCCGACCAGGTCATTCAGCGTCTTGCCCGACTGTACGGCAGGGACTGCGCGGTGGTGTCCTCGGATCATGAAGTGGTCAATTCGGCCAGGGCGGCCGGCGCGTTTGTCATCGGGGCGGCGGAGTTTCGCGCCAAGTTGCAGGAACGGACTTCACCGGGTCCACGGCTTGCGTTCAAAGAGTTGGATCACGGCGAGGCCGGGGTGGTGAAACGGTCGAAGGACAAGGGCGGCAATCCCCGCAAGCTGTCGAAGTCACAACGTAAACGAAACCATCAGCTTAGGGAATTCTGA
- a CDS encoding TatD family hydrolase, with the protein MLIDTHTHLDDARYESDREAMIARAREAGVESMITIGCDLATSRSAVALANQYPFVYASIGVHPHEVKHIEDGWYDELRQLARDKKVVAYGEIGLDYHYNHSDPELQRRRFREQIQLARELKLPVIIHTREAQDDTIRILKEERASEIGGVFHCFSGDAWLAKDAIELGFYLSFSGILTFQNATMLREIAKTVPADRLLIETDCPYLTPVPHRGKRNEPAFVKHVAELLATITADSAPLTAEDVGHRTSENARRLFRIP; encoded by the coding sequence ATGCTGATCGATACCCATACCCATCTCGACGATGCGCGTTACGAATCCGACCGCGAGGCCATGATCGCCCGCGCGCGTGAGGCGGGCGTGGAGTCGATGATCACCATCGGCTGCGATCTTGCGACGAGCCGCTCGGCGGTCGCGCTCGCCAATCAGTATCCCTTCGTCTATGCCTCGATCGGCGTCCATCCTCACGAAGTCAAACACATCGAGGACGGCTGGTACGATGAGCTCCGGCAACTGGCGCGCGACAAGAAGGTGGTGGCGTACGGCGAGATCGGCCTCGATTACCATTACAACCACTCCGATCCTGAGCTACAGCGCCGACGCTTCCGCGAACAGATTCAGCTGGCTCGTGAGCTGAAGCTTCCAGTCATCATCCACACGCGCGAGGCGCAGGACGATACCATCCGTATCTTGAAGGAAGAGCGAGCCTCAGAAATCGGCGGGGTGTTTCACTGTTTTTCAGGAGATGCCTGGCTGGCGAAGGATGCGATCGAGCTGGGGTTTTATCTCTCGTTCTCAGGCATCCTGACTTTTCAGAATGCGACCATGTTGCGCGAGATTGCCAAGACAGTCCCGGCGGATCGGCTGCTCATTGAAACGGACTGTCCCTACCTCACACCGGTCCCGCACCGCGGTAAACGCAACGAACCGGCCTTTGTGAAGCATGTGGCCGAACTGCTGGCGACGATCACCGCCGATAGTGCACCCCTGACCGCTGAAGACGTAGGCCACCGCACCAGCGAGAACGCCCGACGCCTGTTCAGAATTCCCTAA
- a CDS encoding 3-deoxy-7-phosphoheptulonate synthase: protein MNRPIDNQHVIEIKPLPSPRDVKTQLPISDEVSELVFQTRQAIRNILHGRDMDRLIVIVGPCSIHDPDAAYEYADRLKPVANAVRDKLLIVMRTYFEKPRTTVGWKGLINDPHLDGTCDIAQGIQLARTILLNINGKGLPCATELLDPVTPQYLADLLSWTAIGARTTESQIHREMASGLSMPVGFKNGTEGSLQVAINAMITSRSPHHFVGVNADGITSIIKTTGNPDHHIVLRGGGGRTNYSVEDIARAEAAVASEGLARGVMVDCSHDNSGKNHQRQVEVAGEVLKQFQHGRRSIMGLMLESHLQGGRQTWDPNKALTYGMSITDSCLAWSDTEALLYGMAESLAAKTV, encoded by the coding sequence ATGAACAGGCCGATCGATAATCAGCATGTCATAGAGATTAAACCGCTCCCCTCGCCCCGCGATGTCAAAACGCAGCTGCCTATCAGCGACGAGGTGTCCGAGCTCGTGTTTCAGACGCGACAAGCGATCCGGAACATCCTGCACGGCCGTGACATGGACCGGCTCATTGTGATTGTCGGCCCCTGCTCGATTCATGATCCCGACGCCGCCTATGAATATGCCGACCGCCTCAAGCCGGTCGCCAACGCCGTCCGCGACAAACTCCTGATCGTGATGCGCACCTATTTCGAGAAGCCCCGCACCACGGTGGGCTGGAAGGGCCTGATCAATGATCCCCATCTGGACGGCACCTGCGACATTGCCCAAGGTATCCAGCTGGCCCGGACCATTCTCTTGAACATCAACGGCAAAGGCCTCCCCTGCGCGACGGAACTGCTCGACCCGGTCACCCCGCAATACCTCGCCGATCTGTTGAGCTGGACCGCCATCGGCGCACGCACGACCGAGAGCCAGATCCATCGCGAAATGGCCAGCGGTCTCTCCATGCCCGTCGGATTCAAGAACGGGACGGAAGGCAGCCTGCAAGTCGCCATCAACGCCATGATCACCAGCCGGAGCCCGCACCATTTTGTCGGCGTGAATGCCGACGGCATCACTTCGATCATCAAGACCACCGGCAACCCCGATCATCACATTGTGCTGCGCGGCGGCGGCGGACGCACGAATTACAGCGTCGAAGACATCGCCCGTGCGGAAGCCGCCGTAGCCAGCGAAGGCCTGGCCCGCGGTGTAATGGTGGATTGTTCACACGACAATTCCGGCAAGAACCACCAGCGCCAGGTGGAAGTCGCCGGCGAAGTCCTCAAACAGTTCCAACACGGTCGCCGTTCCATCATGGGCCTCATGCTGGAAAGTCACCTGCAGGGTGGCCGGCAAACCTGGGATCCTAACAAGGCCCTGACCTACGGCATGTCCATCACCGATTCCTGCCTGGCTTGGAGCGACACCGAAGCGTTGCTCTATGGCATGGCAGAGTCGCTCGCGGCCAAGACGGTCTAG